The DNA segment ATAATGGTCAATGGAGGACTGATTCGCTGCCCGCGCGAAGCTGACCTGCAAATCACGACCGTCCCCATTATTGGCTATATCCCTGGCGGATACGTAACCAACGGGCTCAGCGGCTGCCGGAGTAGTGTTTGTTGTAACATACACCGTCTTGCTGCTTGCATCCCACACGACCTCTTCGCCCAATGCTTCACTGACGAAGCGCACAGGCGCCATCGTTCTTCCTCTCACATTCTGTGCGGAAACGTCGAGACTCACCTTTTGATTATTGATCGTAGCCGCTTTGCTATTTATTTTGAGTACGACAGTCGTACCATCTTTCCAAGCGGTTACAGTCTTCGTCCTATTGTTCCAATCGACCTCCGCGTCCAAAGCTTCAAATATAGCGCGAAGCGGCAGCATCGCCCGGCCGCTGACCAAAATCGGCGCCTGGTCTGTTGGCAATCTGACCCCATTAATATAAATGCTGATGGCTTGTGCTGCATGAGCCTGCGTTTGCAACACTAATGGAAAAATTAAAAGTGCTGATAAAATTGTTATCCATATTTTCCTCACTTGCTTGCCCTCCTATGTCTTTGTATAGGTAAATTACCCATATTATCGTGGCCTTGATTATTTGACGTGTTGAGACAAGCAAAAGTTTCTTTACTGCCCAAATTTTTCTGATAATTGGGTAATATGGGGGATAAATGAGCTATACAACTAACGAAAAAAACGCCTTACGGCGTTTTTATCAAAGGTATCATTTTTCAAAAAGACTAAATACAAACTGCGCCGCTAGCGTCGCTTCGGCAATAGCTTCACATACTCATCCGACAGCTTCATGAGCGAGGTTATATATTCATAATCTTGGCGATACTGGGCAAAATCAGCAACAGGCTCTAATGTCTTAATGGATACGGCATATCCATCTTCGAAGCCTTGTCCTGGAATGAACATAATTTCATCATTGAAGAAGGAACCCGTCGGTAAGTAATACCGGATGCCAGATACATTGCGGTCAATATTCATCAAATCTTGACCGAGCGCCGTGAATTGCTCCTTTTTCAAGGAGATGCCCAGCATATTCGCTACGGTCGGCAGCATATCCACCTGTCCCCCGGCCCGCTTCGACACCATGCCAAGCGGCTTGCCAGGTACATGAATAATAAATGGAATGTTAAAGCGGCTGATCGTGTCATCATATGGTACGCCAAGCTGCACCTCGATTTCCTCCGCGCTTGTCTCCTTCGGCTGAAGGCCGAAATGATCTCCATAAAAAACAAGCATGGTGTTGTCCCACAGATCGGCTTCCTTCAACTGCTCGACCAATTGGCCAATAGCATAATCTGTATAATGGATCGCATTAATGTAATTTCCTAGATTCGTACCTTCCAGCTCGGCCGGCAGCTCAATTTGCTGGAAAGACTCAGGAACGATGAACGGCGAATGACTGGAGGTCGTAACGAATTGGGTATAGAACAGCTTGTTCCGCGCATGAAGATCCTTCATCTTCTCTACACCGACCCGGTACATCTCTTCATCAGAGGCCCCATAATCGTTGAAATGATCATTGTTAAAAGCAGGCTTATCATAATATTGATTAAAATTAAGTGCAGGATACAGCTTATTCCGATCCCAAAACGTCACCTTATTGACATGAAGCGTATTGGCGGTATAGCCCCGCTGCTGCAGCAGTCTCGGCAGGCTGGGCAGCTCGCGGTCGCCATAACCTGTAGACATTGCCACTGCCGCCGTCGGGTAGATGGAAGTATTGAACATAAACTCGGCATCCGATGTATTGCCTTGTCCAATTTGCTGATAAACATGCGGAAAATAGATACCCTCTCCAGCTAACTTATTTAATACCGGTGTGATTTCCGCGCCATTGTCCAGCTTCAAGTTGATCGGAAAGTTCTGAAATGATTCCATCTGAATAACGATCAAATTCATCCCTTCCGCGATCCCGAAATAATCTGGCTCTCTCTCCCCCTGCGCAGCATCCGGCTCAGTTTGATAAGGATAACTGCTTTGCAGCTTCCTTATGTTAGCCTTCGTCTCTTCGATGTCACCTTCGGCGAGCTTTTGATTTTCCTCACGACTGCTGATGGCAGCCACGACTTGATAGTTCAGAAACCCGACTTTCTCCGCCCGGACAATCTCATTGTCGATGAGCTTGCCTTGACGCACATAGTATAGGGAGGAGGCCACACTGACAAGAAGTAATACCGTTACGACAGTGTTCCAAACCCATTTTCGGCGCTTTTGTTCTTTAAACACAAGTGTATAAACTGCACCCCGGCGGCGCTGACGTAAGACTCGGATAACCTGCCATCCCGCAGCTAACGCGAAGTCGGCGAAGAACAAAAATTGCTCTGGCCGCAGGAGCCCACTAATACTAGCACGTACTTGGGGAACTTGATTCAACCCGCTTAATACCGCATACGTAGGCACCGTCCCAAAATGGGCATAATAAAGAGCCGACGAGAACAGAAGAAAAGAGAAAATGGCGTTCAGGCTCCAATAAACAACTCCCTTGCCCTTTTCCGGTGTCAATAGCTCTACTAAACATAACAATCCTAGGACTGCCAACACTTCTCCGGGAAGACTTCGCCAGTAAATTGCTCCAAAAAAGAACATCCGCAACAGCAGCAGCTTAAGGGCGAGCAGCAGCCCTATCGTAACTAGCTTCGATTTATACCAAACGTGAACTCGTTCCATACTCATACCTTTCTCCTTGCATAACCTGTCTCAAAACCCCTCAACATTCAGCACATAAACCTTTAACGGCCTAAACCAACCTCTGTATATGGATTCATGTTCGGCCTTTTCTTCTCAACATTATAATTATAGCACGCTGAAACACAGACTGGAAATTAGTGGATAAATCATTCTTGCCGTTCCATCAATTGTCGCAGCTTAAACTCCGTAGACGTTTCCGGTGCCGGGGTATAAATGCTACAGCGTAAATCCACGTTCCCATGCACTTGCAGCGAAGTGAGCTGGAAGTGCATTTTGCCCCCCTTCCCATGCCTGAACTCCAGGATGACCTCCGGAGCCGAGCTGACCTCGCTTTGCTCCCAGAGATAATTGAAATCGGGATGAGCCTCCTTCATTTCCAACAAGAAAGAATTATACCACTCGTCTTCCACGTATTGCCCGTAATAAGCACGAAAAATAGCCAGGAACCCCCGTACAAACTGCTCCCAATTCACGGCCAGCCTACGAAATTCCTGCCTAGTAAACAACAAAGAAATCATATTCCGCTGCTCTAGCGGAATCGCCTCAAAATCAAGGAACACATGAGAGGCAGCCTCATTCCAGCCGACTATTTGACATCTTCGATCCGAAATAATCGTAGGACAATATTTAAGCTCATGTAAAATTTTCTGTAACGAGGGGCTGATTTCCGGCCGACCTTCCTGGAGCCTTTGGCCAACTACACCCAAACCGCCACCGGTATCCATGGCCAGCGCATACAAATAATTACGCTCATCACGGGTAAGACGCAGCGCCGCAGCAATATTGTCAAGTACAGATGTGGACACTTTGATATCCCTTCCTTGCTCTAGCCAGGTATACCAAGTAGTGCTTACGCCAGCTAACTGAGCTACCTCTTCCCTTCTAAGCCCCGGAGTTCTGCGCCGCCCTCCTGTCGGCAGCCCGACCATTTGCGGGACAAGCTTAGCGCGCTGCGCCTTCAAAAAAACAGACAGCTCCTGCAATCGCGCCTGCTGCTTCATTCCAATCTCCCCCTTGCCACACGCTTAAAGTGGTACTGATTATACTATAATAACTAACAACTTGTAATAGGATAAATCCTATGACACAATAACTCCCATCACAGCTCTCAAGGAGGTTCTTATGGAAAGAGTCGCGATTACAGGGCTGGGCGTAATATCACCGCTCGGCAACCAGGTAGAGTTGTTCTGGGATCAGCTTGTTCACGGGAAGTCAGGTATTTCTATCATTGACACTTTTGATACTTCAAGACATAAAACAAAAATCGCGGGCTTGGTACGAGATTTCGATGCCGAAGCTATGTTCGGCCGTAAAGAAGCGCGCCGAATGGATCGCTTCTGCCAGTTCGCGCTGGCTGCCACAGATCAGGCGGTAGCCGATGCCGGATTAAATCTGGAGCAAATCGATAAGGAGCGCATGGGGGTATACGTCGGCTCGGGCACAGGAGGGATAGAAACACTTCTAGCACAGAGCCGCTTGCTGCAAGAGCGGGGGGCCGAACGCATTAGCCCGGTTCTCGTTCCGATGATGATTTCAAATATGGCTGCCGCCATGATCAGTATTAAATATGGAGCCGTCGGCCCTACATTATCACCAGTCACCGCCTGCTCGATTGGAAATACGTCGATCGGAGAAGCCTACCGGCTCATTGCATCGGGCGGTGCCGACATTATCATTGCCGGAGGAACCGAGGCAGCGATTACGGACATTTCCCTAGCGAGCTTCGGTAATGCCACAGCCCTCTCGACGCGCAATGACGAGCCGACCAAGGCAAGCAGACCGTTTGATACAAATCGCGACGGCTTTGTTATGGCGGAAGGGGCCGGCATCCTCATCCTCGAGTCGCTCAACCATGCCAAACGGAGAAGTGCCCGCATCTACGCCGAAATCATCGGCTATGGCGCCACTTCGGACGCCTACCATATCGTTGCGACTCATCCTGAAGGCAACGGGGCTTACCGGGCCATGAAGCTCGCGCTGAAGGAGGCCGATATCAAGCCGCAGGACGTAGACGTTATCAGTGCGCATGCAACGAGTACCGAGGCAGGCGACTGGTCAGAGACGAAGGCGATCAAGAAGCTGTTTGGCGAGCAGGCTTATCAAATTCCAATTACAGCTAATAAATCGATGAGCGGGCATATGCTCGGTGCGGCCAGCGCTGTTGAAGCGGTGGCGCTCGTCAAATCGTTGGAGCAGGGCATCATTCCGCCAACGATTAATCTGGATACACCCGATCCGGTCTGCGACCTGGACTATGTGCCCCACCAGGCACGGCAAGCTAAGCTGCG comes from the Paenibacillus lentus genome and includes:
- a CDS encoding LTA synthase family protein: MERVHVWYKSKLVTIGLLLALKLLLLRMFFFGAIYWRSLPGEVLAVLGLLCLVELLTPEKGKGVVYWSLNAIFSFLLFSSALYYAHFGTVPTYAVLSGLNQVPQVRASISGLLRPEQFLFFADFALAAGWQVIRVLRQRRRGAVYTLVFKEQKRRKWVWNTVVTVLLLVSVASSLYYVRQGKLIDNEIVRAEKVGFLNYQVVAAISSREENQKLAEGDIEETKANIRKLQSSYPYQTEPDAAQGEREPDYFGIAEGMNLIVIQMESFQNFPINLKLDNGAEITPVLNKLAGEGIYFPHVYQQIGQGNTSDAEFMFNTSIYPTAAVAMSTGYGDRELPSLPRLLQQRGYTANTLHVNKVTFWDRNKLYPALNFNQYYDKPAFNNDHFNDYGASDEEMYRVGVEKMKDLHARNKLFYTQFVTTSSHSPFIVPESFQQIELPAELEGTNLGNYINAIHYTDYAIGQLVEQLKEADLWDNTMLVFYGDHFGLQPKETSAEEIEVQLGVPYDDTISRFNIPFIIHVPGKPLGMVSKRAGGQVDMLPTVANMLGISLKKEQFTALGQDLMNIDRNVSGIRYYLPTGSFFNDEIMFIPGQGFEDGYAVSIKTLEPVADFAQYRQDYEYITSLMKLSDEYVKLLPKRR
- a CDS encoding helix-turn-helix transcriptional regulator translates to MKQQARLQELSVFLKAQRAKLVPQMVGLPTGGRRRTPGLRREEVAQLAGVSTTWYTWLEQGRDIKVSTSVLDNIAAALRLTRDERNYLYALAMDTGGGLGVVGQRLQEGRPEISPSLQKILHELKYCPTIISDRRCQIVGWNEAASHVFLDFEAIPLEQRNMISLLFTRQEFRRLAVNWEQFVRGFLAIFRAYYGQYVEDEWYNSFLLEMKEAHPDFNYLWEQSEVSSAPEVILEFRHGKGGKMHFQLTSLQVHGNVDLRCSIYTPAPETSTEFKLRQLMERQE
- the fabF gene encoding beta-ketoacyl-ACP synthase II, encoding MERVAITGLGVISPLGNQVELFWDQLVHGKSGISIIDTFDTSRHKTKIAGLVRDFDAEAMFGRKEARRMDRFCQFALAATDQAVADAGLNLEQIDKERMGVYVGSGTGGIETLLAQSRLLQERGAERISPVLVPMMISNMAAAMISIKYGAVGPTLSPVTACSIGNTSIGEAYRLIASGGADIIIAGGTEAAITDISLASFGNATALSTRNDEPTKASRPFDTNRDGFVMAEGAGILILESLNHAKRRSARIYAEIIGYGATSDAYHIVATHPEGNGAYRAMKLALKEADIKPQDVDVISAHATSTEAGDWSETKAIKKLFGEQAYQIPITANKSMSGHMLGAASAVEAVALVKSLEQGIIPPTINLDTPDPVCDLDYVPHQARQAKLRIGISNSFGFGGHNAVIVLKAHEGRT